Proteins from a genomic interval of Musa acuminata AAA Group cultivar baxijiao chromosome BXJ1-9, Cavendish_Baxijiao_AAA, whole genome shotgun sequence:
- the LOC135593816 gene encoding probable glutathione S-transferase parA encodes MADVEPKGVVLLDVLTNTFGQRCRIALAEKGVEYEFREENLRDKSPLLLKSNPVNKRIPVLIHDGKPVCESPIIVQYIDEAWPHRAPLLPADPYARAQARFWADFVDKKFNEYGSRLCKLKGEEQAAAKEEFIGILKLLEGELGDKKYFGGDAFGFVDIALVPFVSWFYTYETCAGFSIEEAAPKLVAWGKRCMERESVAKTLSDPHKVYEFVDRLKKRIGVE; translated from the exons ATGGCGGATGTGGAGCCGAAGGGAGTGGTGCTGCTGGACGTCTTGACGAACACGTTCGGGCAGCGGTGCCGGATCGCGCTGGCGGAGAAGGGAGTGGAGTACGAGTTCCGGGAGGAGAACCTGAGGGACAAGAGCCCGCTCCTGCTAAAGTCCAACCCCGTGAACAAGAGGATCCCCGTCCTCATCCACGACGGCAAGCCCGTGTGCGAGTCCCCCATAATCGTCCAGTACATCGACGAGGCATGGCCGCACCGCGCACCGCTGCTGCCCGCCGACCCCTACGCCCGCGCCCAGGCCCGCTTCTGGGCCGACTTCGTCGACAAGAAG TTCAATGAATACGGGTCAAGGCTGTGTAAGCTCAAAGGCGAGGAACAGGCGGCGGCCAAGGAGGAGTTCATCGGGATCCTGAAGCTGCTGGAGGGCGAGCTGGGAGACAAGAAGTACTTCGGCGGCGACGCCTTCGGCTTCGTCGACATCGCGCTCGTCCCCTTCGTGTCCTGGTTCTACACCTACGAGACCTGTGCCGGCTTCAGCATAGAGGAGGCAGCGCCCAAGCTGGTGGCGTGGGGCAAGCGGTGCATGGAGCGGGAGAGCGTGGCCAAGACACTGTCCGACCCCCACAAGGTCTACGAGTTCGTGGACCGCCTCAAGAAGAGAATCGGAGTCGAGTAG
- the LOC103999064 gene encoding probable glutathione S-transferase parA: MGDVETKGVVLLDFWVSPFGQRCRIALAEKGVEYEYREENLGDKSPLLLKSNPVHKKIPVLIHDGKPVCESLIIVEYIDEAWPDCAPLLPADPYARAQARFWADFIDKKIYECGTRLWKLKGEGQAAAKEELIGILKLLEGELGDKKYFGGDAFGFVDIALVPFVSWFYTYETCAGFSIEEAAPKLVAWGKRCMERESVAKTLSDPHKVYEFVGGLKKRFGVE; the protein is encoded by the exons ATGGGGGATGTGGAGACGAAGGGGGTGGTGCTGCTGGACTTCTGGGTGAGCCCGTTCGGGCAGCGGTGCCGGATCGCGCTGGCGGAGAAGGGGGTGGAGTACGAGTACCGGGAGGAGAACCTGGGGGACAAGAGCCCGTTGCTGCTCAAGTCCAACCCCGTGCATAAGAAGATCCCTGTCCTCATCCACGACGGCAAGCCCGTGTGCGAGTCCCTCATCATCGTCGAATACATCGACGAGGCGTGGCCCGACTGCGCGCCGCTGCTGCCCGCCGACCCCTACGCCCGCGCCCAGGCCCGCTTCTGGGCCGACTTCATCGACAAGAAG ATCTATGAATGCGGGACAAGGCTGTGGAAGCTCAAGGGCGAGGGACAGGCGGCGGCCAAGGAGGAGCTCATCGGGATCCTGAAGCTGCTGGAGGGCGAGCTGGGAGACAAGAAGTACTTCGGCGGCGACGCGTTCGGCTTCGTCGACATCGCGCTCGTCCCCTTCGTGTCCTGGTTCTACACCTACGAGACCTGTGCCGGCTTCAGCATAGAGGAGGCAGCGCCCAAGCTGGTGGCGTGGGGCAAGCGGTGCATGGAGCGGGAGAGCGTGGCGAAGACACTGTCCGACCCCCACAAGGTCTACGAGTTCGTGGGCGGTCTCAAGAAAAGATTCGGAGTCGAGTAG
- the LOC103999063 gene encoding glutathione S-transferase U19: protein MGEVDTKGVVLLDFWVSPFGQRCRIALAEKGVEYEYREENLLGDKSPLLLESNPVYKKVPVLIHDGKPVCESLVIVQYIDESWPHRAPLLPADPYGRAHARFWADFIDKKIYECGTRLWKLKGEGHSAAKEEFTGILKLLEGELGDKKYFAGDAFGFVDIALVPFVCWFYSYETYAGFSIEELAPKLVAWGKRCMERESVAKTLSDPHKVFEFVGVLKKRFGVE from the exons ATGGGTGAGGTAGACACGAAGGGGGTGGTGCTGCTGGACTTCTGGGTGAGCCCGTTCGGGCAGCGGTGCCGGATCGCGCTGGCGGAGAAGGGGGTGGAGTATGAGTACAGGGAGGAGAACCTCCTGGGGGACAAGAGCCCGCTCCTGCTCGAGTCCAACCCCGTGTACAAGAAGGTCCCCGTCCTCATCCACGACGGCAAGCCCGTGTGCGAGTCCCTCGTAATCGTCCAGTACATCGACGAGTCGTGGCCCCACCGCGCACCGCTGCTGCCCGCCGACCCCTACGGCCGCGCCCATGCCCGCTTCTGGGCGGACTTCATCGACAAGAAG ATCTATGAATGCGGGACAAGGCTGTGGAAGCTCAAGGGTGAGGGACATTCGGCGGCCAAGGAGGAGTTTACCGGGATCCTGAAGCTGCTGGAGGGCGAGCTGGGAGACAAGAAGTACTTCGCCGGCGACGCCTTCGGCTTCGTCGACATCGCGCTCGTCCCCTTCGTGTGCTGGTTCTACAGCTACGAGACCTACGCTGGCTTCAGCATAGAGGAGTTAGCGCCCAAGCTGGTGGCGTGGGGCAAGCGGTGCATGGAGCGGGAGAGCGTGGCCAAGACACTGTCCGACCCCCACAAGGTCTTCGAGTTCGTGGGCGTCCTCAAGAAGAGATTCGGAGTCGAGTAG
- the LOC135593818 gene encoding probable glutathione S-transferase, whose product MKPVVLLDFWASPFGQRCRIALAEKGVEYEYREEDIMRNKSSLLLESNPVYKKIPVLIHDGKPVCESLIIVQYIDEVWPDRSPLLPADPYARAQARFWADFVDKKFNECGTRLWQLKGEAQAAAKEEFIEILKLLEGELGDKKYFGGDAFGFVDDTLVPFVSWFYTYETCAGFSIEEAAPKVVAWGKRCMERESVANALSDPHKIYETVGVVKKRYGIE is encoded by the exons ATGAAGCCGGTGGTGCTGCTGGACTTCTGGGCGAGCCCGTTCGGGCAGCGGTGCCGGATCGCGCTGGCGGAGAAGGGAGTGGAGTACGAGTACAGGGAGGAGGACATCATGAGGAACAAGAGCTCGCTGCTGCTCGAGTCCAACCCCGTGTACAAGAAGATCCCCGTCCTCATCCACGACGGCAAGCCCGTGTGCGAGTCCCTCATCATCGTCCAGTACATCGACGAGGTGTGGCCcgaccgctcgccgctgcttcccgccGACCCCTACGCCCGCGCCCAGGCCCGCTTCTGGGCCGACTTCGTCGACAAGAAG TTCAATGAATGCGGGACAAGGCTGTGGCAGCTCAAGGGCGAGGCCCAGGCGGCGGCCAAGGAGGAGTTCATCGAGATCCTGAAGTTGTTGGAGGGCGAGCTGGGGGACAAGAAGTACTTCGGCGGTGACGCCTTCGGCTTCGTCGACGACACGCTCGTCCCCTTCGTGTCTTGGTTCTACACCTACGAGACATGCGCCGGCTTCAGCATCGAGGAGGCGGCGCCCAAGGTGGTGGCGTGGGGCAAACGGTGCATGGAGCGGGAGAGCGTGGCCAACGCACTGTCCGATCCCCACAAGATCTACGAGACCGTGGGCGTCGTCAAGAAGAGATATGGAATCGAGTAG